The proteins below are encoded in one region of Bradysia coprophila strain Holo2 chromosome X unlocalized genomic scaffold, BU_Bcop_v1 contig_45, whole genome shotgun sequence:
- the LOC119070101 gene encoding STAM-binding protein, with the protein MSKIANFTGMGIVDPQERIKHLANYGNMFDVDGNVPIRRYYRSGMEIVRMATVYHTEGNLENAYILYIKFMTLFLDKILSHPEYKTVPSSIKKPNQEKLKEILPLTEKLKLKLLERYKHEYTQFLANKEAERVREAEQAKEALKNRKPTDIVTPAPTDIAGMSTKSEFIPSAPPDLLDQVVYPNDFPSSTNKTNLPTGLLLPDTPKPVKPSVDRALKPASNESLAEGNLRSVLIPKDTMYKFLLLAAKNTASNVETCGILAGRLAQNKLLITHVIVPKQNGTSDSCTTMNEEDIFDIQDQQNLITLGWIHTHPSQTAFLSSVDLHTHCSYQIMMPEAVAIVCAPKYQETGFFCLTPNYGLDYIARCRQSGFHPHPNDPPLFMDASHIVIGDHSNIEVVDLRR; encoded by the exons ATGTCTAAAATAGCGAATTTCACTGGAATGGGCATTGTTGATCCACAGGAGAGGATAAAACATTTAGCCAACTATGGGAATATGTTTGACGTTGACGGAAACGTACCAATTCGAAG ATACTATCGATCTGGTATGGAAATAGTGAGAATGGCAACCGTATACCATACCGAAGGCAATCTGGAGAATGCATACATTCTCTacattaaatttatgactcTGTTCTTGGATAAGATTCTGAGCCATCCGGAGTACAAGACAG TGCCAAGCAGCATCAAAAAGCCCAACCAGGAGAAATTGAAAGAGATTCTACCTTTAACCGAGAAACTAAAGCTGAAATTGCTGGAACGGTACAAACATGAGTACACCCAGTTCCTCGCTAACAAGGAAGCCGAACGTGTTCGTGAAGCTGAACAAGCTAAAGAAGCCTTAAAAAATAGG AAACCAACGGATATTGTAACACCTGCACCAACTGATATTGCTGGTATGTCAACGAAATCGGAATTCATACCGAGCGCACCGCCAGACTTACTGGACCAAGTGGtctatccaaatgattttcctTCGTCgaccaataaaacaaatttaccgaCTGGATTGTTACTACCAGACACACCGAAGCCTGTGAA ACCGTCGGTTGATCGGGCACTGAAACCGGCATCCAATGAATCGCTGGCCGAAGGGAATTTACGATCTGTGTTAATACCCAAAGATACAATGTACAAATTTCTGTTGTTAGCAGCTAAAAATACGGCCAGTAATGTCGAAACGTGTGGAATTCTAGCCGGTCGATTG GCGCAGAACAAACTTCTTATCACTCACGTTATCGTACCGAAGCAGAATGGCACCTCCGACAGCTGTACGACGATGAATGAAGAAGACATTTTCGATATTCAAGATCAACAGAATTTAATTACGTTGGGATGGATCCAT ACGCATCCATCTCAGACGGCATTTCTATCATCAGTTGATTTGCACACACATTGTTCGTATCAAATTATGATGCCAGAAGCGGTAGCTATAGTGTGTGCTCCCAAGTACCAAGA AACCGGTTTCTTCTGTTTAACACCAAATTATGGCCTCGACTACATAGCTCGTTGCAGACAATCGGGTTTTCATCCTCATCCGAATGATC